A genomic region of Longimicrobiaceae bacterium contains the following coding sequences:
- a CDS encoding isoprenylcysteine carboxylmethyltransferase family protein: protein MALREELVREGNWLFRWRSYPPVVLLLLVIASLPAARNPDTWQHHRAWVAFCVAVSIIGELIRCVTVGHAPAGTSGRNTRGQLAEQVNTTGIYSVVRHPLYLGNFVIYMGAAMYPGLWWMAAIVALVFWLYYERIMLAEEEFLRGRYGAAYEEWAARTPPFIPRLGGWKPAALPFSLKTVLKREYAGVFGITTAYFVLHVASMAIFRRRVDVSPLWWGVFALGLVTYLVLRTLRRHTRALKVEGR from the coding sequence TTGGCGCTGCGGGAAGAGCTGGTACGCGAGGGAAACTGGCTGTTCCGCTGGCGGAGCTATCCGCCGGTCGTGCTGCTGCTGCTGGTGATCGCTTCGCTGCCCGCGGCGCGCAACCCGGACACCTGGCAGCACCATCGCGCGTGGGTGGCGTTCTGCGTTGCCGTCTCCATCATCGGCGAGCTGATCCGCTGCGTCACCGTGGGCCACGCGCCGGCGGGCACGTCCGGCCGCAACACGCGCGGGCAACTCGCGGAGCAGGTGAACACCACCGGCATCTACTCCGTGGTGCGGCACCCGCTGTACCTGGGCAACTTCGTCATCTACATGGGCGCGGCGATGTATCCCGGCCTGTGGTGGATGGCGGCCATCGTGGCGCTGGTGTTCTGGCTGTACTACGAGCGCATCATGCTGGCCGAGGAGGAGTTCCTGCGCGGCCGCTACGGCGCCGCGTACGAGGAGTGGGCCGCGCGAACCCCGCCGTTCATCCCCCGGCTGGGCGGATGGAAGCCGGCCGCGCTGCCCTTCTCGCTCAAGACCGTGCTGAAGCGCGAGTACGCCGGCGTCTTCGGCATCACCACCGCGTATTTCGTCCTGCACGTCGCGTCGATGGCGATCTTCCGCCGCCGGGTGGACGTGAGCCCGCTGTGGTGGGGCGTCTTCGCCCTGGGCCTGGTCACCTATCTCGTCCTCCGCACCCTCCGCCGCCACACGCGCGCGTTGAAGGTCGAAGGGCGGTAG
- a CDS encoding MFS transporter encodes MTDTSGRHDPYVSLRNRSFLWYVASTVVITLALQIQGTVVSWQVYEITRDPLSLGLIGLAEAIPFIAVALYAGHVADRINRLRMSMISIVVLVLCSVALLSFTLYPHLIAGKRVWPIFAVIFVSGIARSFLQPARTALMAEIAPREHYANAVAWRTSSWQAAAVVGPALGGLLFGFSGARLAYAVDAALTILAVVTLAAVAYTPAPLPPREGTVAENLTVGIRFMRGQPILLGALTLDLFSVLFGGAVALLPIFASDILHVGATGLGILRAAPAVGAVLMSVYLAHRKMRRAGKLLLACVAAFGLTMIGFGLSRSFALSLFLLAASGMVDNVSVVIRSTLLTLLTPPELLGRVSAVNQIFIGSSNEIGSFESGLAAKLLGTVASVVFGGMMTLGVVGVMAWRVPELARLDELK; translated from the coding sequence ATGACCGATACGTCCGGCCGTCACGACCCTTACGTCTCCCTGCGCAACCGCAGCTTCCTCTGGTACGTCGCCAGCACCGTGGTGATCACCCTGGCCCTGCAGATCCAGGGCACCGTGGTGAGCTGGCAGGTCTACGAGATCACCCGCGACCCGCTCTCGCTGGGCCTGATCGGCCTGGCGGAGGCGATCCCGTTCATCGCCGTGGCGCTGTACGCCGGGCACGTGGCCGACCGCATCAACCGGCTGCGCATGTCGATGATCTCCATCGTCGTGCTCGTCCTCTGCTCGGTCGCGCTGCTCTCGTTCACGCTGTACCCGCACCTGATCGCGGGCAAGCGCGTGTGGCCCATCTTCGCCGTGATCTTCGTGAGCGGCATCGCGCGCAGCTTCCTGCAGCCCGCCCGCACCGCGCTGATGGCCGAGATCGCGCCGCGCGAGCACTACGCGAACGCCGTGGCCTGGCGCACGTCCAGCTGGCAGGCGGCGGCGGTGGTCGGACCCGCGCTGGGCGGGCTCCTCTTCGGCTTCTCGGGCGCGCGGCTGGCGTACGCGGTCGATGCGGCGCTCACCATCCTCGCGGTCGTCACCCTCGCGGCCGTCGCGTACACGCCCGCGCCGCTGCCCCCGCGCGAGGGCACCGTGGCCGAGAACCTGACGGTGGGCATCCGCTTCATGCGCGGGCAGCCCATCCTGCTGGGGGCGCTCACGCTGGACCTGTTCTCCGTACTCTTCGGCGGGGCGGTGGCGCTGCTGCCCATCTTCGCCAGCGACATCCTGCACGTGGGCGCGACCGGGCTCGGCATCCTGCGCGCGGCCCCCGCGGTGGGCGCGGTGCTGATGTCGGTCTACCTCGCGCACCGGAAGATGCGGCGCGCGGGCAAGCTGCTGCTGGCGTGCGTGGCGGCGTTCGGGCTCACGATGATCGGCTTCGGCCTGTCGCGCTCTTTCGCGCTGTCGCTCTTCCTGCTCGCGGCCAGCGGCATGGTGGACAACGTGAGCGTGGTCATCCGCTCCACGCTCCTCACGCTGCTCACGCCGCCCGAGCTGCTGGGGCGCGTGTCGGCCGTGAACCAGATCTTCATCGGCTCCTCCAACGAGATCGGCTCGTTTGAGTCCGGCCTGGCTGCCAAGCTCCTCGGCACCGTCGCCTCGGTCGTCTTCGGCGGGATGATGACGCTGGGCGTCGTGGGCGTCATGGCCTGGCGCGTCCCGGAGCTGGCGCGGCTGGACGAGCTGAAGTAG
- a CDS encoding TonB-dependent receptor produces the protein MNRFTAVPLMILAVAGTAHAQTGRPGGPPAGAPPAAAAASQAAGEIRGTVRDAASGAALGGASIAVRRSADSTLVTGGVTRPDGAFRIQGLRPGAYYLRVSRLGYTTGTVAHAEVTAAAPGADVGVVRLSAGAVALQGITASAERSSTTVTSTPDKTVVSTRDMPTVTGGTSTDVLRNVPGVDVDADGNVSLRGNSNVAIQINGRPSTLTGAALANFLKQLPANLVNRVEVVPNPSAKYDPDGMGGIVNVVLKQNADLGTSGGVSAGAGTGGRYNASGNLASQTGALTLFGSYGFSRETRNQTGFSSRDQHFDGVPQTFLDQEITGDGGHTSHTVNGSAEYKLGDADVLSGTAMYNHGRESGDNASDFRLFDAGRALTGSYLQRTSGRELQNNADATLSYKHSFAPRDHELTADLDLNRSAEDGLDTYATIPGATPPPSLLGDSRNDLRAVTRRAEMTVDYSAPMFGVQLETGYKGTLRRLDNALTVDSIFGGAADPSRRQVNDFRYDENVQAVYALLTRGAGSRLTLQGGLRLERAATTFHLADSAQAFPNDYNSLFPSAAATYRLSDNDQLHASYSKRIQRPRPGMLSPFPEAEDQYNVRVGNPHLRPEYTHSYELAYQRSMSFGSASVTPFYRHTVDAVRRLRTIDANGVSVSTFANVATANSWGTDLNAQVRAGSRFSATAGASFFKVVTDGSSGATDLSSSAFAWSARGSLNYKVRPGTDVQFFESYRAATDVPQGHQGAFSMANLGIRQKLNEQAFLNVRVTDPFNTMRFSSQSFDTGFTQISERRFNSRALYVNFSYNFGHAPRLKQPPRDEEPQAPQGEP, from the coding sequence ATGAACCGCTTTACCGCCGTTCCGCTGATGATCCTTGCCGTCGCCGGAACTGCGCACGCGCAGACCGGACGCCCCGGCGGACCGCCGGCTGGCGCTCCGCCCGCCGCCGCGGCCGCGTCGCAGGCCGCGGGCGAGATCCGCGGCACGGTGCGCGACGCCGCGAGCGGAGCCGCGCTGGGCGGCGCCAGCATCGCCGTGCGCCGCTCGGCAGACAGCACGCTGGTCACCGGCGGCGTCACGCGGCCGGACGGCGCGTTCCGCATCCAGGGGCTGCGGCCCGGCGCGTACTACCTGCGCGTGAGCCGCCTGGGCTACACCACCGGCACCGTGGCGCACGCCGAAGTAACGGCGGCCGCCCCCGGGGCCGACGTGGGCGTCGTTCGCCTGTCCGCCGGCGCCGTGGCGCTCCAGGGCATCACCGCCAGCGCCGAGCGCTCCAGCACGACGGTTACGTCCACGCCCGACAAGACGGTGGTGAGCACCCGCGACATGCCCACGGTCACGGGCGGCACCTCCACCGACGTGCTGCGCAACGTGCCCGGCGTGGACGTGGACGCCGACGGCAACGTGAGCCTGCGCGGCAACTCCAACGTGGCCATCCAGATCAACGGCCGCCCGTCCACCCTCACCGGCGCGGCGCTGGCGAACTTCCTCAAGCAGCTCCCGGCCAACCTCGTGAACCGCGTGGAGGTGGTGCCCAACCCGTCGGCCAAGTACGACCCGGACGGCATGGGCGGCATCGTGAACGTGGTGCTCAAGCAGAACGCCGACCTGGGCACCAGCGGCGGGGTGAGCGCGGGCGCGGGCACCGGCGGCCGCTACAACGCCTCGGGCAACCTGGCGTCGCAGACGGGCGCGCTCACGCTGTTCGGCAGCTACGGCTTCAGCCGCGAGACGCGCAACCAGACGGGCTTCTCCTCGCGCGACCAGCACTTCGACGGCGTACCGCAGACCTTCCTGGACCAGGAGATCACCGGCGACGGCGGGCACACCTCGCACACCGTGAACGGCAGCGCCGAGTACAAGCTGGGCGATGCCGACGTGCTGTCCGGTACCGCCATGTACAACCACGGCCGCGAGTCCGGCGACAACGCCAGCGACTTCCGGCTGTTCGACGCAGGTCGCGCCCTCACCGGCAGCTACCTCCAGCGCACGTCGGGGCGCGAACTGCAGAACAACGCGGATGCCACGCTGTCGTACAAGCACAGCTTCGCCCCGCGCGACCACGAGCTCACGGCCGACCTGGACCTGAACCGCTCGGCCGAGGACGGGCTGGACACGTACGCCACCATCCCCGGTGCCACGCCGCCTCCGTCGCTGCTGGGCGACTCCCGCAACGACCTGCGCGCCGTGACCCGCCGCGCGGAGATGACGGTGGACTACAGCGCGCCGATGTTCGGCGTGCAGCTGGAGACGGGCTACAAGGGCACGCTGCGGCGCCTGGACAACGCGCTCACGGTCGATTCGATCTTCGGCGGCGCGGCGGACCCGTCGCGGCGGCAGGTCAACGACTTCCGGTACGACGAGAACGTGCAGGCCGTCTACGCGCTGCTCACGCGCGGGGCGGGCAGCCGCCTGACCCTCCAGGGTGGGCTGCGGCTGGAGCGCGCGGCCACCACGTTCCACCTGGCGGACAGCGCGCAGGCGTTCCCCAACGACTACAACAGCCTCTTCCCCAGCGCCGCGGCCACCTACCGCCTGAGCGACAACGACCAGCTTCACGCCAGCTACAGCAAGCGCATCCAGCGCCCGCGCCCGGGCATGCTCAGCCCCTTCCCGGAGGCCGAGGACCAGTACAACGTGCGGGTCGGCAACCCCCACCTGCGCCCCGAGTACACGCACTCGTACGAGCTGGCGTACCAGCGGTCGATGTCGTTCGGCTCGGCCAGCGTGACGCCCTTCTACCGGCACACGGTAGATGCGGTGCGGCGCCTGCGCACCATCGACGCGAACGGCGTCTCGGTGAGCACCTTCGCCAACGTGGCGACGGCGAACAGCTGGGGCACCGACCTGAACGCCCAGGTCCGCGCGGGCAGCCGCTTCTCGGCCACCGCGGGCGCGAGCTTCTTCAAGGTGGTCACCGACGGCAGCTCCGGCGCCACCGACCTGTCGAGCAGCGCCTTCGCGTGGAGCGCGCGCGGGAGCCTGAACTACAAGGTGCGGCCGGGCACCGACGTGCAATTCTTCGAGAGCTACCGCGCGGCCACCGACGTGCCGCAGGGGCACCAGGGCGCGTTCAGCATGGCGAACCTGGGCATCCGCCAGAAGCTGAACGAGCAGGCGTTCCTGAACGTGCGCGTCACCGACCCGTTCAACACCATGCGCTTCTCGTCCCAGAGCTTCGACACCGGGTTCACGCAGATCAGCGAGCGGCGCTTCAACTCGCGCGCGCTGTACGTGAACTTCAGCTACAATTTCGGCCACGCGCCGCGCCTCAAGCAGCCCCCGCGCGACGAGGAGCCGCAGGCGCCGCAGGGCGAGCCCTGA
- a CDS encoding phosphatase PAP2 family protein, protein MTTPSLDPGTRRFGRAHVARLAGWFLVTGVPLFVFGSLAEDVWTAEGFAWDAPILRALHRFSSPAHDRLMIMASALVMWLLLPVVLVALVLLLRRGLRSRAIFLAFALGGGEVLNLGAKLLFHRTRPSLWLSPTPETTFSFPSGHAMGSAVMVAALVVLAWRTRWRWAVAVPGTLVVLLVGVSRVYLGVHYPSDVVGAWAAAVLWVSGCATVFRRALRVPEPVAGEARQRAA, encoded by the coding sequence ATGACCACGCCGTCTCTCGACCCGGGAACCAGGCGCTTCGGCAGGGCGCACGTGGCGCGCCTGGCAGGCTGGTTCCTGGTTACGGGCGTGCCGCTCTTCGTCTTCGGCTCGCTGGCCGAGGACGTGTGGACCGCGGAAGGCTTCGCGTGGGACGCGCCCATCCTGCGCGCGCTTCACCGCTTCTCCTCTCCGGCGCACGACCGGCTGATGATCATGGCGTCGGCCCTCGTCATGTGGCTGCTGCTGCCGGTGGTGCTGGTCGCGCTGGTGCTGCTGCTGCGGCGGGGGCTGCGGTCGCGCGCCATCTTCCTCGCCTTCGCGCTCGGCGGCGGCGAGGTGCTGAACCTGGGCGCGAAACTGCTCTTCCACCGCACCAGGCCCAGTCTTTGGCTGTCGCCCACGCCCGAGACCACGTTCTCGTTCCCCAGCGGCCACGCGATGGGCTCGGCCGTCATGGTGGCCGCTCTCGTGGTGCTCGCCTGGCGCACGCGCTGGCGCTGGGCGGTGGCCGTGCCGGGCACGCTGGTCGTGCTCCTGGTGGGCGTTTCGCGCGTGTACCTGGGGGTGCACTATCCGTCCGACGTCGTCGGCGCGTGGGCCGCGGCGGTGCTGTGGGTCTCCGGCTGTGCCACCGTGTTCCGGCGCGCGCTGCGAGTGCCGGAGCCGGTGGCGGGCGAGGCGCGCCAACGTGCCGCGTGA
- a CDS encoding glycosyltransferase: MRLSLPYLSRPTSRQAGDPSAAQPAEAARGARPLNVLAWPAFSNRAGQPYNWLLYSHLRARGVRVDEFSAARALARRGCLVHLHWSPTSRVRSPGLASAVLRSAALVALLAWVRARGGRVVWTAHNAVAHDRAPRPRLERWFWRAFPGCLDAVLHMSEPARDAVCDRYPALRGVRAFVVPHGHYRTAYPMELDRAGARRRLGVAARARVLAFVGQIRPYKNVAALLAAFAAIPDPDAVLLIAGEMKMGGEAEAVRTAAAADPRVRLEEGFVPGGEMQIYLRAADLAVFPYSEVLNSGSALLALSFDRPVLVPAQGSLSELARDMGADWVRTYTGELAPGVLAAALEWAVGTRRSPSPSMEHLDWARVAEQTHRIYTELLG; the protein is encoded by the coding sequence ATGCGGCTATCGCTTCCGTACCTCTCGCGCCCGACCTCCCGGCAAGCCGGGGACCCGTCCGCCGCCCAGCCCGCGGAGGCGGCGCGGGGTGCCCGGCCCCTGAACGTGCTCGCCTGGCCGGCATTCTCCAACCGCGCCGGGCAGCCGTACAACTGGCTCCTGTACAGCCACCTGCGCGCCAGGGGGGTGCGGGTGGACGAATTCTCCGCCGCACGCGCTCTCGCGCGCCGCGGCTGCCTGGTGCACCTGCACTGGAGCCCCACGTCGCGGGTGCGCAGCCCCGGCTTGGCCTCGGCCGTGCTGCGGAGCGCGGCACTGGTGGCGCTGCTCGCGTGGGTGCGGGCCCGCGGAGGGCGGGTGGTGTGGACGGCGCACAACGCGGTGGCGCACGACCGCGCGCCCCGGCCGCGGCTGGAGCGGTGGTTCTGGCGCGCCTTCCCTGGGTGCCTGGACGCCGTGCTCCACATGAGCGAGCCGGCCCGCGACGCGGTGTGCGACAGGTACCCCGCCCTGCGCGGCGTGCGCGCCTTCGTGGTGCCCCACGGCCACTACCGCACCGCGTACCCCATGGAGCTCGACCGCGCCGGCGCGCGCCGCCGCCTGGGCGTCGCGGCCCGTGCGCGTGTCCTCGCGTTCGTGGGGCAGATCCGCCCGTACAAGAACGTGGCGGCCCTGCTCGCGGCCTTCGCCGCCATTCCCGACCCGGACGCGGTCCTGCTCATAGCGGGGGAGATGAAGATGGGCGGCGAGGCCGAGGCCGTCCGGACCGCCGCGGCCGCCGACCCGCGCGTGCGGCTGGAGGAAGGGTTCGTGCCCGGCGGCGAGATGCAGATCTACCTGCGCGCGGCGGACCTGGCCGTCTTCCCGTACAGCGAGGTCCTCAACTCCGGCAGCGCGCTGCTGGCCCTCTCGTTCGACCGGCCGGTGCTGGTGCCCGCGCAGGGTTCGCTGTCCGAGCTGGCGCGCGACATGGGCGCCGACTGGGTGCGCACGTACACCGGCGAGCTGGCGCCGGGCGTCCTCGCCGCCGCGCTGGAATGGGCGGTCGGCACCCGCCGCTCCCCGTCGCCCTCCATGGAGCACCTGGACTGGGCGCGAGTCGCCGAGCAGACGCACCGCATCTACACCGAGCTGCTCGGCTGA